The Pseudophaeobacter arcticus DSM 23566 genome includes a region encoding these proteins:
- a CDS encoding GNAT family N-acetyltransferase produces MSAALHLARPEHLEKLLTLVEAFHIEEGLDTSPEQRRAGIEPLLEGIPYGAVYIIGPTRAPIGYIVVTFGWSVEFGGMDGFVDEIYIRPPVRGRGLASEVLIELPKTLAQAGIKALHLEVDRDNEQAQRLYQRARFHPRDRYILMTKLL; encoded by the coding sequence GTGAGCGCCGCCCTGCATCTGGCCCGCCCCGAGCATCTGGAAAAGCTGCTCACCCTGGTGGAGGCCTTCCATATCGAAGAAGGCCTCGACACCAGCCCAGAGCAGCGCCGCGCCGGGATTGAACCGCTGCTGGAAGGCATTCCCTATGGTGCCGTCTATATCATCGGCCCCACCCGTGCCCCCATTGGCTATATCGTGGTCACCTTTGGCTGGTCGGTGGAATTTGGCGGCATGGATGGGTTTGTCGATGAGATCTACATCCGCCCGCCCGTGCGCGGCCGTGGTCTCGCCTCCGAGGTGCTGATAGAGCTGCCCAAGACCCTGGCCCAGGCCGGGATCAAGGCGCTGCACCTGGAGGTGGACCGGGACAATGAACAGGCCCAAAGGCTGTACCAGCGCGCCCGGTTTCATCCCCGCGACCGATATATACTGATGACAAAACTGCTCTAG
- a CDS encoding carboxymuconolactone decarboxylase family protein — MLRRIAHFMIRRAEKQLNVPLDYTHAIAEADFGLLSRYNRIFGFVNPNRHLPPEAYHAARLTGALAADCGTCVEAEINLALQAGLPKTLIKAILTKGELTPELAAVVALSQAVTAERADDTEARAQIVKAFGEKGLIELSYAMNGAALLPGIKRAMGYATACNIGLMRNLD; from the coding sequence ATGCTTCGTAGAATTGCCCATTTTATGATCCGGCGCGCTGAAAAGCAGCTGAATGTTCCCTTGGACTATACCCACGCCATCGCAGAGGCTGATTTTGGTCTTTTGTCGCGGTACAACCGGATATTCGGGTTTGTGAACCCGAACCGTCATCTGCCACCAGAGGCCTATCACGCGGCGCGGTTGACCGGTGCTTTGGCCGCCGATTGTGGGACCTGCGTCGAGGCAGAGATCAATCTGGCGCTGCAGGCCGGCCTGCCAAAAACTTTGATCAAGGCGATCCTGACCAAGGGGGAGCTGACACCAGAGCTTGCGGCGGTGGTGGCCCTGTCGCAGGCCGTGACCGCCGAGCGCGCCGATGATACTGAGGCGCGGGCGCAGATTGTAAAAGCCTTTGGCGAAAAGGGATTGATTGAGCTGAGCTACGCGATGAATGGCGCGGCCCTGTTGCCCGGCATCAAACGCGCCATGGGCTATGCCACGGCCTGCAATATCGGGCTGATGCGCAACCTGGACTAG